The following are encoded in a window of Doryrhamphus excisus isolate RoL2022-K1 chromosome 16, RoL_Dexc_1.0, whole genome shotgun sequence genomic DNA:
- the suv39h1a gene encoding histone-lysine N-methyltransferase SUV39H1-A produces MAENLKDCSVPSKLSWDDLEALCRSERLHCKDFGITKANVNDYEVEFLCDYKKTKEEEFYLVKWRGFPESVNTWEPKRNLKCPKLMKQFHLDLDQELRRQKRRNIPKKLDKETSTFLVLKAKLRQRLERWGFQLNQTCNHPGRIFVSNDVDLEGPPKNFTYINHYKAGPGIVFDEMAVGCECKNCLEEPVNGCCPGASLHRLAYNELGQVRIRPGEPIYECNSQCLCGPDCPNRVVQKGIQVDLCIFKTDNGRGWGIRTLQHIRKNTFVMEYVGEIITTDEAEKRGHIYDRQGSTYLFDLDYVEDVYTVDAAHQGNVSHFVNHSCNPNLQVFNVFIDNIDERLPRIALFSTRAIRAGEELTFDYKMKIDPVDTESSKMDSSFTLAGVSSSPKKRIRVECRCGSDSCRKYLF; encoded by the exons ATTGCAGTGTGCCCAGCAAGCTATCATGGGATGATCTTGAAGCCTTGTGCCGCTCAGAGAGGCTCCACTGTAAAGATTTCGGCATAACCAAAGCTAACGTCAATGATTATGAGGTGGAGTTCCTCTGTGACTACAAGAAGACTAAA GAAGAGGAGTTTTACCTGGTAAAATGGAGGGGCTTTCCAGAGTCCGTCAACACCTGGGAACCTAAAAGGAACCTCAAATGCCCCAAACTGATGAAGCAGTTCCACCTAGACCTGGATCAGGAGCTGAGACGCCAGAAAAGACGAAACATCCCTAAAAAGCTGGATAAGGAAACCTCAACCTTTTTAGTTTTGAAAGCTAAACTACGTCAGCGACTGGAACGCTGGGGGTTCCAGCTCAACCAAACATGTAACCATCCTGGGCGCATCTTTGTCAGCAACGATGTCGACCTCGAGGGTCCACCTAAGAACTTCACTTACATCAACCACTACAAAGCAGGCCCGGgtattgtttttgatgaaatggCTGTGGGTTGTGAGTGTAAAAACTGCTTAGAAGAACCTGTGAACGGATGTTGTCCCGGTGCATCCTTGCACCGTCTTGCCTACAATGAACTTGGCCAGGTTCGGATCCGCCCGGGGGAGCCCATATACGAGTGTAACTCTCAGTGCCTTTGTGGCCCAGACTGCCCCAACAGAGTGGTGCAAAAAGGCATTCAGGTTGACCTGTGTATCTTTAAGACTGACAACGGTCGTGGATGGGGAATCCGTACTCTGCAGCATATCAGGAAGAACACATTTGTCATGGAATATGTAGGAGAG ATCATCACAACAGACGAAGCAGAGAAACGAGGTCACATATACGACCGCCAAGGCTCTACATACCTATTTGACTTGGACTACGTAGAAGACGTGTACACAGTGGATGCTGCTCATCAAGGAAACGTCTCTCACTTTGTCAACCACAGT TGTAATCCAAACCTACAAGTGTTCAATGTGTTTATTGACAACATCGATGAGCGACTCCCACGAATCGCTTTATTTTCAACACGGGCTATTCGGGCAGGAGAGGAACTCACCTTTGACTATAAGATGAAAA TTGATCCAGTAGACACAGAAAGCTCCAAGATGGACTCCAGTTTCACCCTAGCGGGTGTCTCCAGTTCTCCAAAGAAAAGGATTCGAGTGGAGTGTCGTTGCGGATCCGACTCGTGCAGAAAATATCTGTTCTAA